From the genome of Vicinamibacterales bacterium, one region includes:
- a CDS encoding energy transducer TonB has protein sequence MPLTAPVATDAPARAGQASPLPSIVLDAKPMASGWFEQIGLPVSGVSVGASTGPGSGGGVGTGIGTGIGSGRGPGLGSGSGGGTGGGVYQAGGAVTSPRVILEIRPSYTSEALLRKIQGTVVLEVVVTRDGRSSHIQIVRSLDSGGLDDRAVAAVSQWRFEPGRLAGVPVDVLVIVMMDFTIR, from the coding sequence TTGCCCCTGACTGCGCCGGTGGCGACCGATGCGCCGGCGCGAGCCGGGCAGGCGTCACCGCTCCCGTCGATCGTGCTCGACGCGAAGCCGATGGCATCCGGCTGGTTCGAGCAGATTGGATTGCCAGTTAGTGGCGTGTCGGTCGGCGCGTCAACCGGTCCAGGCTCCGGCGGCGGGGTTGGCACCGGTATCGGGACCGGAATTGGCTCAGGCCGCGGTCCAGGTCTCGGCTCTGGCTCCGGCGGCGGCACCGGTGGCGGCGTCTACCAGGCTGGCGGTGCGGTGACCTCTCCGCGGGTCATTCTCGAGATTAGGCCGAGCTACACGAGCGAGGCGCTCCTCCGCAAGATTCAAGGCACCGTTGTCCTAGAGGTCGTCGTCACTCGTGACGGTCGCTCGTCGCACATCCAGATCGTCCGCTCGCTGGATTCTGGAGGTCTTGACGATCGGGCGGTGGCCGCCGTATCTCAGTGGCGGTTCGAGCCGGGACGTCTCGCGGGCGTTCCGGTCGACGTCCTCGTCATCGTCATGATGGACTTCACGATTCGGTAA